A single genomic interval of Bradyrhizobium sp. CCBAU 53338 harbors:
- a CDS encoding DUF1028 domain-containing protein has protein sequence MTFSLVARCDQTGMFGVAISSSSPAVASRCSFARAGVGAVASQNVTDPSLGPLALDAMESGMSAWEAVEEVKQRSRFIEYRQLLAVDRDGNAAVYSGPNSLGIWAQTSGENVAAGGNLLANDGVPHAIVDAFIGSSGHLGDRLIASLRAGLAAGGEAGPLHSAGMKLVDQVSWPVVDLRCDWTQECPIELLVSAWKVYKPQLNAYVKRALDPRAAPSFGVPGDE, from the coding sequence ATGACGTTTTCCCTAGTTGCTCGGTGCGACCAGACTGGAATGTTCGGCGTAGCGATTTCGTCTTCATCTCCGGCTGTCGCTTCAAGGTGTTCATTCGCGCGAGCTGGTGTCGGCGCGGTCGCTTCGCAGAACGTAACTGATCCCTCGCTAGGACCATTGGCCTTGGATGCGATGGAGAGCGGCATGTCCGCGTGGGAAGCCGTCGAAGAAGTGAAACAACGTAGTCGATTTATCGAGTATCGCCAGCTACTGGCAGTTGACCGCGACGGAAATGCCGCTGTTTATTCAGGGCCCAATTCACTAGGCATATGGGCTCAGACGAGCGGAGAAAATGTCGCGGCCGGCGGCAATCTCCTAGCAAATGACGGAGTACCGCACGCAATTGTCGATGCATTCATTGGTTCGTCAGGGCATCTTGGTGACCGCCTGATTGCGTCACTAAGAGCCGGGTTGGCCGCCGGCGGGGAGGCCGGTCCGTTACACTCAGCCGGCATGAAGCTTGTTGACCAAGTCAGTTGGCCAGTCGTGGACCTGCGCTGCGACTGGACACAAGAGTGTCCGATCGAACTGCTCGTTTCTGCCTGGAAGGTCTACAAACCCCAACTTAACGCCTACGTGAAGCGCGCGCTTGATCCACGAGCGGCTCCTTCGTTCGGCGTCCCGGGTGACGAATAG
- a CDS encoding RidA family protein — protein MAHRRIRKFNTKHTYPEQKLDNDLCQAVVTSGGKIIWLRGQCPQSLNDAVNIDSHDPVEQTHKVMQNIKQLIEESGGKIEHLVKVVVYLTDVRHREAVYRTMGQYIKGVHPVSTGLVVQALARPEWLVEIDATAVIPE, from the coding sequence GTGGCTCATAGGCGGATTCGGAAATTCAATACGAAACACACTTATCCGGAGCAGAAGCTCGACAATGATCTATGTCAGGCAGTGGTGACTAGCGGCGGAAAAATTATTTGGCTACGGGGCCAGTGCCCCCAGAGCTTGAATGACGCCGTCAACATCGACAGCCATGATCCTGTCGAGCAGACGCATAAGGTGATGCAGAATATTAAGCAACTCATCGAAGAAAGTGGCGGTAAGATTGAACATTTGGTCAAGGTTGTCGTTTACCTTACCGACGTGCGGCATCGGGAGGCCGTTTATCGAACGATGGGTCAGTACATAAAGGGCGTGCATCCCGTGTCCACAGGACTTGTTGTCCAAGCGTTGGCGCGACCTGAGTGGCTTGTTGAAATCGACGCCACAGCGGTGATACCCGAGTGA
- a CDS encoding NAD(P)/FAD-dependent oxidoreductase — translation MSLEVVDTIVIGAGQAGLAMSEHLTSAGIPHVVLERHRIAERWRTARWDSLVANGPAWHDRFPGLTFQTHPDAFPGKEEIADYFVAYAKKIAAPVRCGVEVTAVQRNEGRLGFRVETSQGTLEANNVVAAIGPFQIPTIPQVVPQDIGVVQIHSSDYRNPEQLPRGAVLVVGAGSSGSQIADELLRSDRKVYLSVGPHERPPRSYRGYDFCWWLGVLGKWDNEARVRGTEHVTISVSGARGGYTVDFRKLAADGMMLVGSTEAFEAGNVTFASDLAKNVAMGDASLFTLLDEADEYVRRNGLALPEEPEARRLLPDPDCLMNPQRELNLKTAGVNTIIWATGFSSDYSWLKVKAFDEAGKPEHQRGVSSEPGVYFVGLPWQSRRGSAFIWGVWHDAKYIADRISTRRRYLEHHVVKSEKVDPRKATGGP, via the coding sequence TGGCGAACAGCCCGGTGGGACTCGCTGGTGGCTAATGGTCCCGCGTGGCATGACCGTTTCCCCGGCCTAACATTTCAGACGCACCCTGATGCGTTCCCGGGTAAGGAGGAGATCGCGGACTATTTCGTTGCCTACGCAAAGAAGATTGCCGCGCCGGTGCGCTGTGGGGTGGAGGTTACGGCCGTACAACGGAACGAGGGACGATTGGGCTTTCGAGTGGAAACCTCGCAAGGGACGTTGGAGGCAAATAACGTAGTTGCAGCGATCGGTCCATTCCAGATTCCGACAATACCTCAAGTAGTACCGCAGGACATTGGAGTCGTCCAAATTCACTCGAGCGACTACCGAAACCCGGAGCAGTTGCCTAGAGGGGCCGTGTTGGTTGTTGGCGCAGGATCTTCCGGAAGCCAGATCGCAGACGAACTTCTGCGCTCTGATCGGAAGGTCTATCTCTCCGTGGGCCCCCACGAACGCCCCCCGCGCTCCTACCGCGGCTACGACTTCTGCTGGTGGCTCGGCGTCTTGGGAAAGTGGGATAATGAAGCAAGAGTTCGCGGTACCGAGCACGTAACGATCTCCGTCAGTGGGGCCCGTGGGGGATACACGGTCGACTTCAGGAAGCTCGCCGCAGACGGAATGATGCTTGTTGGCTCAACTGAAGCGTTCGAGGCAGGCAACGTAACGTTTGCCAGTGATCTCGCGAAGAATGTCGCGATGGGTGACGCCTCGCTCTTCACTCTGTTGGATGAGGCCGATGAATACGTTAGGCGGAATGGACTTGCACTTCCGGAGGAGCCTGAAGCGCGCAGGTTACTCCCGGACCCGGACTGCCTAATGAATCCGCAGCGTGAGCTCAATCTAAAGACTGCCGGCGTGAATACGATCATCTGGGCGACGGGCTTTTCGTCGGACTACAGCTGGCTTAAGGTCAAGGCCTTCGACGAGGCCGGAAAACCCGAACACCAACGTGGGGTATCCTCGGAGCCGGGCGTCTACTTTGTGGGCTTGCCTTGGCAATCTAGGCGAGGGTCCGCTTTTATCTGGGGTGTCTGGCATGACGCTAAATATATTGCTGATCGTATCTCTACTCGGCGGCGTTACCTGGAACATCACGTCGTAAAATCGGAGAAAGTTGATCCACGAAAAGCGACGGGAGGCCCCTAA